From the Pseudomonas sp. SORT22 genome, one window contains:
- the cysK gene encoding cysteine synthase A, with amino-acid sequence MSRIFADNAHSIGNTPLVQINRIAPRGVTVLAKIEGRNPGYSVKCRIGANMIWDAESSGKLKPGMTIVEPTSGNTGIGLAFVAAARGYKLLLTMPASMSIERRKVLKALGAELVLTEPAKGMKGAIEKASEIVASDPSAYFLPGQFENPANPAIHEKTTGPEIWNDTDGAVDVLVAGVGTGGTITGVSRYIKQTQGKAILSVAVEPLGSPVITQARAGEEIKPSPHKIQGIGAGFVPKNLDLSMVDQVELVSDEESKAMALRLMQEEGILCGISSGAAMAAAVRLAEKPEMQGKTIVVILPDSGERYLSSMLFADLFTEQENQQ; translated from the coding sequence ATGAGCCGTATCTTTGCTGACAACGCGCATTCCATCGGCAATACGCCGCTGGTGCAGATCAACCGCATCGCCCCCCGCGGCGTCACCGTGCTGGCCAAGATCGAGGGGCGCAACCCCGGTTATTCGGTCAAGTGCCGGATCGGCGCGAACATGATCTGGGACGCCGAAAGCAGCGGCAAACTCAAGCCGGGCATGACCATCGTCGAGCCGACCTCGGGCAACACCGGCATCGGCCTGGCCTTTGTCGCTGCCGCCCGTGGCTACAAGTTGCTGCTGACCATGCCGGCGTCGATGAGCATCGAACGGCGCAAGGTGCTCAAGGCCCTGGGCGCCGAGCTTGTGCTCACCGAGCCTGCCAAGGGCATGAAAGGCGCGATCGAAAAGGCCAGCGAAATTGTCGCCAGCGACCCGTCGGCGTACTTTTTGCCCGGCCAGTTCGAGAACCCGGCCAACCCGGCGATCCATGAAAAGACCACCGGCCCGGAGATCTGGAACGACACCGATGGCGCGGTCGATGTGCTGGTGGCGGGCGTCGGCACCGGCGGCACCATTACCGGGGTGTCGCGCTACATCAAGCAGACCCAGGGCAAGGCCATTCTGTCGGTGGCGGTCGAGCCGCTCGGCTCGCCGGTGATCACCCAGGCCCGTGCCGGTGAAGAGATCAAGCCCAGCCCGCACAAGATCCAGGGCATTGGCGCCGGTTTCGTGCCGAAGAACCTTGACCTGTCGATGGTCGACCAGGTCGAGCTGGTCAGCGACGAGGAGTCCAAGGCCATGGCCCTGCGCCTGATGCAGGAGGAGGGCATCCTCTGCGGGATTTCCTCCGGGGCGGCCATGGCCGCAGCGGTGCGCCTGGCGGAAAAACCGGAAATGCAGGGCAAGACCATCGTCGTGATCCTGCCGGACTCGGGCGAGCGCTACCTGTCGAGCATGCTGTTTGCCGACCTGTTCACCGAGCAGGAAAACCAGCAGTAA
- a CDS encoding FAD-dependent monooxygenase, with protein sequence MSSLNIAINGAGIGGLTAAIALRQAGHQVTVFEQSKAFLRVGADINLTPNAVRALDGLGVGPAVRIPAARPTHRISRMWDTGEETSRLEMADAAQSQYGAPQLTIHRADLLAALADVFPLHNVQFAKRAEQVLQDADGVELRFKDGSRHRADLLVGADGIHSVVRNALFGEEQPRFTGVVAYRAVVPAERVAHVPNIQAFTKWWGPNPQSQIVTFPLNQGRDIFIFATTAQDSWHLESWTTAGDAAELRSHYQDFHADARALLDACDEVLKTALYERDPLPYWSEGAITLLGDACHPMMPFMAQGAGQAIEDAVVLARHLHGVTSPAQIASALQGYQRSRLERTSQIQIGSRGNQWLKAGGNADWVYGYDAWTVPTASAA encoded by the coding sequence ATGTCTTCGTTGAACATCGCCATCAACGGTGCCGGCATCGGCGGCCTCACCGCCGCCATCGCCCTGCGCCAGGCCGGTCACCAGGTCACGGTTTTCGAACAGTCCAAGGCGTTTTTGCGGGTCGGTGCCGACATCAACCTCACCCCCAACGCCGTGCGCGCCCTCGATGGCCTCGGCGTCGGCCCGGCGGTGCGCATTCCGGCCGCGCGCCCGACCCACCGCATCAGCCGTATGTGGGACACAGGCGAAGAAACCTCGCGCTTGGAAATGGCCGACGCCGCGCAAAGCCAGTACGGCGCACCGCAATTGACCATTCACCGCGCCGACCTGCTGGCGGCCCTGGCCGATGTGTTCCCGCTGCACAACGTGCAGTTCGCCAAGCGCGCCGAGCAGGTGCTGCAGGATGCCGATGGCGTCGAGCTGCGCTTCAAGGATGGCAGCCGCCATCGCGCCGACCTGCTTGTCGGCGCCGACGGCATTCACTCGGTGGTGCGCAATGCCCTGTTTGGTGAAGAGCAGCCGCGCTTTACCGGCGTGGTCGCCTACCGCGCCGTGGTCCCGGCCGAGCGTGTAGCGCATGTACCGAACATCCAGGCCTTCACCAAATGGTGGGGCCCCAACCCGCAGAGCCAGATCGTCACCTTCCCGCTGAACCAGGGCCGCGACATCTTCATCTTCGCCACCACCGCCCAGGACAGCTGGCACCTGGAGTCCTGGACCACTGCTGGCGACGCCGCCGAGCTGCGCAGTCACTACCAGGACTTCCACGCCGACGCCCGGGCGCTGCTCGACGCCTGCGACGAAGTCCTCAAGACCGCACTGTACGAGCGTGACCCGCTGCCGTACTGGTCCGAAGGCGCGATCACCCTGCTCGGTGACGCCTGCCACCCGATGATGCCGTTCATGGCCCAGGGCGCCGGCCAGGCCATCGAAGACGCGGTGGTGCTGGCCCGTCATCTGCACGGTGTCACCAGCCCGGCGCAGATCGCCAGCGCCCTGCAGGGTTACCAACGGTCGCGCCTGGAGCGCACCAGCCAGATCCAGATCGGTTCACGCGGCAACCAGTGGCTCAAGGCCGGCGGCAATGCCGACTGGGTCTATGGCTACGACGCCTGGACCGTGCCTACCGCCAGCGCTGCCTGA
- a CDS encoding recombinase-like helix-turn-helix domain-containing protein: MSNTPRYLEPHQARKRPNTPFEELLGDSIERAYGNGITQLPELLAHLNLAGPPCPLTRGEWTEDSYKTLMARLGA; the protein is encoded by the coding sequence ATGAGCAACACCCCACGCTACCTGGAGCCCCATCAGGCGCGCAAACGGCCCAACACCCCGTTCGAGGAACTGCTCGGCGATTCCATCGAGCGCGCCTACGGCAACGGCATCACCCAGCTGCCCGAGCTGCTGGCGCACCTGAACCTGGCCGGGCCGCCTTGCCCCTTGACCCGCGGCGAGTGGACCGAAGACTCCTATAAAACCCTGATGGCGCGGCTGGGCGCATGA
- a CDS encoding DUF748 domain-containing protein, whose amino-acid sequence MKRRYRWPLWGLLGITLLLLALHLTLPLLVRNYLNDKLADMGDYRGQVTDVDLALWRGAYKINGLNIVKTSGKVPVPLLEAPLIDLSVSWHSLWHDQAVVAEVTFLKPQLNFVDGASKQSSQTGQGTDWRQQLEKLLPITLNEVRIEDGTLSFRNFNSRPPVNLKATQLDASIRNLTNVEDRKGRRDATFDAKARLLGDASVESSATFDPFSDFDDFKFRLRATGIELRRLNDFASAYGKFDFNAGHGDLVIEAQAQNGRLTGYIKPLLRDVDVFNWQQDVQNQDKGFFRSIWEALVGGSETVLKNQGKNQFATRVELSGSVHKSDISAFEAFLQILRNGFVQAFNARYEQTPPKAD is encoded by the coding sequence ATGAAACGCCGCTATCGCTGGCCCTTGTGGGGGCTGCTGGGTATCACATTGTTACTATTGGCCTTGCACTTGACCCTGCCGCTGCTGGTGCGCAACTACCTCAACGACAAGCTGGCCGACATGGGCGACTACCGCGGCCAGGTCACCGATGTCGACCTGGCGTTGTGGCGCGGCGCCTACAAGATCAACGGCCTGAACATCGTCAAGACCAGTGGCAAGGTGCCGGTGCCCCTGCTTGAAGCGCCATTGATCGACCTCTCGGTCAGCTGGCATTCGCTGTGGCACGACCAGGCGGTGGTCGCCGAGGTAACCTTCCTCAAGCCACAGTTGAACTTCGTCGACGGCGCCAGCAAGCAGAGTTCACAGACCGGCCAGGGCACCGACTGGCGCCAGCAGCTGGAAAAACTGCTGCCGATCACCCTCAACGAAGTGCGCATCGAAGACGGCACCTTGAGTTTTCGCAACTTCAACTCCAGGCCGCCGGTCAACCTCAAGGCCACCCAACTCGATGCCAGCATCCGCAACCTGACCAACGTCGAGGACCGCAAGGGCCGCCGCGATGCCACGTTCGACGCCAAGGCCCGGCTGCTGGGCGATGCCAGTGTCGAAAGCAGCGCCACCTTCGACCCGTTCAGCGACTTCGACGACTTCAAGTTCCGCCTGCGCGCCACCGGCATCGAGCTGCGCCGGCTCAATGACTTCGCCAGCGCCTATGGCAAGTTCGACTTCAATGCCGGCCACGGCGACCTGGTGATCGAGGCGCAAGCGCAAAACGGCCGGCTCACCGGCTACATCAAACCGCTGCTGCGTGATGTCGATGTGTTCAACTGGCAGCAGGACGTTCAGAACCAGGACAAGGGCTTTTTCCGCTCGATCTGGGAAGCGCTGGTCGGCGGCAGCGAAACCGTGCTGAAGAACCAGGGCAAGAACCAGTTCGCCACCCGCGTGGAACTCAGCGGCAGCGTGCATAAAAGCGATATCAGTGCCTTCGAGGCGTTTTTGCAGATATTGCGCAACGGCTTTGTCCAGGCCTTCAACGCCCGTTATGAGCAAACGCCGCCCAAGGCTGACTGA
- a CDS encoding aldehyde dehydrogenase, with protein MTLEQTLPICIAGTWHLGGGERYATRYPATGEPVAWLNAASLEDVEDAVQGAHQAFLNSGWAQRKPHERAAVLYRIGELIRQRSEELAQLQRQDNGKPINETRALVASAAGTFQFFAAACETLEETITPSRGDFVSMSVYEPMGVVAAITPWNSPIASEAQKVAPALAAGNAVVIKPAEITPLLALQLAQICEDAGLPKGLVSVLPGKGSLLGDALTQHPLIKRVSFTGGTKTGKHIAHIAADKMMPVSLELGGKSPTIVLDDADLDHAVAGVLYGIFSSSGEACIAGSRLFVARALYEPFMQRLVAGAARLRLGDPADETTQMGPLISAAHRESVERYVALGLAEGGRLLLGGQRPTGGLFDQGYFYPPTILEGLRNSQQTCQEEIFGPVLVALPFDSEAELIEQANDSLYALAAGIWSRDYKRAWALGRKIQAGTVWINTYKQFSIATPFGGWRDSGLGREKGRLGILQYMEQKSLYWGMNEQPLAWAGVEARP; from the coding sequence ATGACGCTGGAACAGACTCTACCTATCTGCATTGCCGGCACCTGGCACCTGGGCGGCGGTGAGCGCTACGCCACGCGCTACCCGGCCACCGGCGAGCCGGTGGCCTGGCTCAACGCCGCCAGCCTCGAGGATGTCGAAGACGCCGTGCAAGGCGCCCACCAGGCCTTCCTCAACAGCGGCTGGGCCCAGCGCAAGCCGCACGAACGCGCCGCCGTGCTGTACCGCATCGGCGAACTGATCCGCCAGCGCAGCGAAGAACTGGCGCAATTGCAGCGCCAGGACAACGGCAAGCCGATCAACGAAACCCGCGCCCTGGTGGCCAGCGCCGCCGGTACTTTCCAGTTTTTCGCCGCCGCCTGCGAAACCCTGGAAGAGACCATCACCCCGTCGCGCGGCGACTTCGTCAGCATGAGCGTCTACGAACCCATGGGCGTGGTCGCGGCTATCACCCCGTGGAACTCGCCGATTGCCAGCGAAGCGCAAAAGGTCGCCCCGGCCCTGGCCGCCGGCAATGCGGTGGTAATCAAGCCGGCAGAAATCACCCCGCTGCTGGCCCTGCAACTGGCGCAGATCTGCGAGGACGCAGGCTTGCCCAAGGGCCTGGTCAGCGTGTTGCCGGGCAAGGGCTCATTGCTCGGTGATGCGCTGACGCAGCACCCGCTGATCAAGCGTGTGTCGTTCACCGGCGGGACCAAGACCGGCAAGCACATCGCCCACATCGCCGCCGACAAGATGATGCCGGTGTCGCTGGAACTGGGCGGCAAGTCGCCGACCATCGTCCTCGATGACGCCGACCTCGATCACGCCGTGGCCGGGGTGCTGTATGGCATTTTCAGCTCCTCGGGGGAGGCCTGCATTGCCGGTTCGCGGCTGTTCGTTGCCCGCGCCCTGTACGAGCCGTTCATGCAGCGCCTGGTCGCAGGCGCTGCGCGTTTGCGCCTGGGCGACCCGGCGGACGAAACCACGCAAATGGGCCCGCTGATCAGCGCCGCGCACCGCGAGTCGGTGGAGCGCTACGTGGCCCTGGGCCTGGCCGAAGGTGGCCGCCTGCTGCTCGGCGGCCAACGCCCGACTGGCGGCCTGTTTGATCAGGGCTACTTCTACCCGCCAACCATCCTCGAAGGCCTGCGCAACAGCCAGCAGACCTGCCAGGAAGAAATCTTCGGCCCGGTGCTGGTGGCGCTGCCGTTCGACAGCGAGGCAGAGCTGATCGAGCAGGCCAACGACAGCCTCTACGCCCTCGCCGCCGGCATCTGGAGCCGCGACTACAAGCGCGCCTGGGCCCTGGGCCGCAAGATCCAGGCCGGCACGGTGTGGATCAACACCTACAAGCAGTTCTCCATCGCCACCCCGTTCGGCGGCTGGCGTGACAGCGGCCTGGGTCGTGAAAAAGGCCGCCTGGGGATCCTGCAGTACATGGAACAGAAAAGCCTCTACTGGGGCATGAACGAACAACCACTGGCCTGGGCCGGTGTGGAGGCAAGGCCATGA
- a CDS encoding aspartyl/asparaginyl beta-hydroxylase domain-containing protein gives MTFSFVAKAGVLLLFFGSTLYVHLRGKARLPMLRQFVNHSALFAPYNALMYLFSGVPSKPYLDRSRFPELDVLKDNWEVIREEAMHLFDEGYIRAAEKDNDAGFGSFFKKGWKRFYLKWYDKPLPSAETLCPKTVALVNSIPNVKGAMFALLPGGSHLNPHRDPFAGSLRYHLGLSTPNSDDCRIYVDGQVYAWRDGEDVMFDETYVHWVKNETETTRVILFCDVERPLNSPLMTRINRKVSAFLGRATAPQNTDDERVGGINQAYAWSKRFSNVISSRVKQFKRANPKAYRVLRPVLAVVVAYLLYRWLF, from the coding sequence ATGACCTTTTCCTTTGTCGCCAAGGCAGGTGTACTGCTGCTGTTCTTCGGCAGCACACTGTATGTGCACCTGCGCGGCAAGGCGCGTTTGCCAATGTTGCGCCAGTTCGTCAACCATTCGGCGCTGTTCGCCCCTTATAACGCCCTGATGTACCTGTTTTCCGGTGTGCCGTCCAAGCCGTACCTGGACCGCAGCCGTTTCCCCGAGCTCGATGTGCTCAAAGACAATTGGGAAGTGATCCGCGAAGAGGCCATGCACCTGTTCGACGAGGGTTACATCCGCGCCGCCGAGAAAGACAATGACGCCGGCTTCGGTTCGTTCTTCAAGAAGGGCTGGAAGCGTTTTTACCTGAAGTGGTACGACAAGCCGCTGCCTTCGGCCGAGACGCTGTGCCCGAAGACCGTCGCGCTGGTCAACAGCATTCCCAACGTCAAGGGCGCGATGTTCGCCCTGCTGCCCGGTGGCAGCCACCTGAACCCGCACCGCGACCCGTTCGCCGGTTCCCTGCGCTATCACCTGGGCCTGTCGACGCCCAACTCCGACGACTGCCGGATCTACGTCGATGGCCAGGTGTACGCCTGGCGCGACGGTGAAGACGTGATGTTCGACGAGACCTACGTGCACTGGGTCAAGAACGAAACCGAGACCACCCGGGTGATCCTCTTCTGCGACGTCGAGCGCCCGCTCAACAGCCCGCTGATGACCCGCATCAACCGCAAGGTCAGTGCCTTCCTCGGCCGCGCCACCGCGCCGCAGAACACCGACGACGAGCGCGTGGGCGGGATCAACCAGGCCTATGCCTGGAGCAAGCGCTTCAGCAATGTCATCAGCAGCCGCGTGAAGCAGTTCAAGCGTGCCAATCCCAAGGCCTACCGGGTGTTGCGTCCGGTGCTGGCGGTGGTGGTTGCCTACTTGCTGTATCGCTGGTTGTTCTGA
- a CDS encoding PDR/VanB family oxidoreductase: MSNSSTITALVHTLRHEAEGIISVELRPWGDTVFAPFEAGSHIDLHLPNGLVRSYSLLNSPSDQGRYVVGILRDRNSRGGSAFVHEQLRVGTQLHISQPRNNFALDPHASHNVLVAGGIGITPIYCMFRQLLALGKSAELIYCARSRKEAALLEELSGVDAKVLYHFNDEKNAAPDLTHYLAGQPGDTHFYCCGPTPMLDAFESTCESLGYPHAHIERFTAAELPPSEDAQDSYSVELKKSGKTLNVEPGLNLLDVLLEAGCDIEYSCREGVCGSCETRVLEGDIDHRDGVLTKAERAANTSMMVCVSGCKSRRMVLDL, encoded by the coding sequence ATGTCCAACTCCTCTACCATTACCGCGCTGGTGCACACCCTGCGCCACGAAGCCGAAGGCATCATCAGCGTCGAACTGCGCCCCTGGGGCGACACCGTGTTCGCGCCGTTCGAAGCCGGCTCGCACATCGATCTGCACCTGCCCAATGGCCTGGTGCGCAGCTACTCACTGCTCAACTCGCCGAGCGACCAGGGCCGTTATGTAGTCGGCATTCTGCGCGATCGTAACAGCCGCGGCGGCTCGGCGTTCGTCCATGAGCAACTGCGGGTTGGCACGCAACTGCACATCTCGCAACCACGCAACAACTTCGCCCTCGACCCGCACGCCAGCCACAACGTGCTGGTGGCCGGCGGCATCGGCATCACGCCGATCTACTGCATGTTTCGCCAGCTGCTGGCGCTGGGCAAATCCGCCGAGCTGATCTACTGCGCCCGCTCGCGCAAGGAAGCGGCGCTGCTGGAAGAGCTCAGCGGGGTCGATGCCAAGGTGCTCTACCATTTCAACGACGAGAAGAACGCGGCACCTGACCTGACCCATTACCTGGCCGGGCAGCCCGGCGATACGCACTTCTACTGCTGCGGCCCGACGCCGATGCTCGATGCCTTCGAGAGCACCTGCGAAAGCCTCGGTTACCCTCATGCGCATATCGAACGCTTCACCGCCGCCGAACTGCCACCCTCGGAAGATGCCCAGGACAGCTACAGCGTCGAGCTGAAAAAGTCCGGCAAGACCCTGAATGTCGAGCCTGGGCTGAACCTGCTCGACGTGCTGCTCGAAGCCGGCTGCGATATCGAGTACAGCTGCCGCGAAGGGGTGTGCGGCTCGTGCGAAACCCGGGTGCTGGAAGGTGACATCGACCACCGCGATGGCGTGCTGACCAAGGCCGAACGGGCGGCGAACACATCGATGATGGTCTGTGTCTCGGGCTGCAAGAGCCGGCGCATGGTGCTTGATCTGTAA
- a CDS encoding DMT family transporter, with amino-acid sequence MSVLSKQSMASAATTSLFVLLWSSGAIVSKLGLAHASPFAFLLLRSALALAGLLLLSPLLKLHWPRSRPALLQALATGCVLLGAYQIFYLLALNTHVTPGVMATVMGVQPILTVVLMERQRSWSRLFGLGLGLSGLIMVVYQGINLGGVSLAGMLFALLALMSMTCGSIMQKRITSNPMGTLPLQYIAGLMMCAVFAPFQPLHVELTDCFIGALLWMGLVVSLLATLLLYRLIAKGNLVNVTSLFYLVPAVTAVMDYLIFGNRLAALSLLGMGLIVIGLLFVFRKPAATQAQLQAD; translated from the coding sequence ATGTCTGTTCTATCGAAACAATCTATGGCCTCGGCGGCCACTACCAGCCTGTTCGTCCTGCTCTGGAGTAGCGGGGCGATCGTCTCCAAGCTCGGCCTGGCCCACGCCAGCCCGTTTGCCTTCCTGCTGCTGCGTTCGGCCCTGGCCCTGGCCGGCCTGCTGTTGCTCAGCCCGTTGCTCAAACTGCACTGGCCGCGCAGCCGCCCGGCGCTGCTGCAAGCCCTGGCCACCGGTTGCGTGCTGCTCGGCGCCTACCAGATCTTCTACCTGCTGGCGCTCAACACCCACGTTACCCCCGGGGTCATGGCCACGGTCATGGGCGTGCAACCGATCCTCACCGTGGTGCTGATGGAGCGCCAGCGCTCCTGGAGCCGGTTGTTCGGCCTGGGCCTGGGCTTGAGCGGCTTGATCATGGTGGTTTACCAGGGCATCAACCTCGGTGGCGTGTCGCTGGCCGGGATGCTGTTTGCCTTGCTGGCGCTGATGAGCATGACCTGCGGTTCGATCATGCAAAAGCGCATCACCAGCAACCCCATGGGCACCCTGCCGTTGCAATACATTGCCGGGCTGATGATGTGCGCGGTGTTTGCGCCGTTCCAGCCGCTGCACGTGGAACTGACCGACTGTTTCATCGGCGCGTTATTGTGGATGGGCCTGGTGGTGTCGCTGCTGGCGACCTTGCTGCTGTACCGGCTGATCGCCAAGGGCAACCTGGTCAATGTCACCAGCCTGTTCTACCTGGTGCCCGCAGTGACGGCGGTCATGGACTACCTGATCTTCGGCAACCGCCTGGCGGCGCTCAGCCTGTTGGGCATGGGGCTGATCGTCATCGGCCTGCTGTTCGTGTTCCGCAAGCCCGCAGCCACGCAGGCGCAACTGCAGGCTGACTGA
- a CDS encoding VOC family protein, protein MSVLGIDEVTYGVEDLDTCVRFFSDWGLDKVSEQADEVVFETLNGCRVVLADINKPGLPAAIEPGSTVREVVWGVESEADLALYSQRIANDPGFVEGNGRIGCTDPNGLAIRLQVTRKRALDIECSGHNTWQTKGRINKPAPVYERATPIEVGHVVFFVKDVNACEAFYHERFGFQASDRYPNRGAFLRTAEEGGHHDLFMLQLPAPRAGLNHVAFTVRDLHEVFGGGMHISRSGWATEIGPGRHPVSSAFFWYFKNPAGALVEYYADEDQLTGEWQPREFEPGPTVFAEWAIAGGIDGNTRRQQHVEAPQGKFLTDKPKP, encoded by the coding sequence ATGAGCGTATTGGGCATCGATGAAGTCACCTACGGCGTCGAAGACCTCGACACCTGCGTGCGCTTCTTCAGCGACTGGGGCCTGGACAAGGTCAGCGAACAGGCCGACGAGGTGGTCTTCGAAACCCTCAACGGCTGCCGGGTGGTACTGGCCGACATCAACAAGCCCGGCCTGCCAGCGGCGATCGAGCCGGGCTCGACCGTGCGTGAAGTGGTCTGGGGCGTGGAAAGCGAAGCGGACCTCGCCCTGTACAGCCAGCGCATCGCCAACGACCCGGGCTTTGTCGAAGGCAACGGGCGCATCGGCTGCACCGACCCCAACGGCCTGGCGATCCGCCTGCAGGTGACCCGCAAGCGCGCACTGGACATCGAGTGCAGCGGCCACAACACCTGGCAGACCAAGGGCCGGATCAACAAGCCGGCGCCGGTGTATGAGCGCGCCACGCCGATCGAAGTCGGCCACGTGGTGTTCTTCGTCAAGGATGTGAATGCCTGCGAAGCCTTCTACCACGAGCGCTTCGGCTTCCAGGCCTCGGACCGCTATCCCAACCGCGGCGCGTTCCTGCGCACCGCCGAAGAAGGTGGCCACCACGATTTGTTCATGCTCCAGCTGCCGGCCCCCCGCGCCGGTCTGAACCACGTCGCCTTCACCGTGCGCGACCTGCACGAAGTGTTCGGCGGCGGCATGCACATCTCGCGCAGTGGCTGGGCCACCGAGATCGGCCCGGGCCGCCACCCGGTGTCGTCGGCGTTCTTCTGGTACTTCAAGAACCCGGCCGGCGCCCTGGTCGAGTATTACGCCGACGAAGACCAGCTGACCGGCGAATGGCAACCGCGCGAGTTCGAGCCGGGCCCGACGGTGTTTGCCGAATGGGCGATTGCCGGCGGCATCGATGGCAATACCCGGCGCCAGCAGCATGTCGAGGCGCCGCAAGGCAAGTTCCTTACCGACAAACCCAAACCCTGA
- a CDS encoding Rid family hydrolase, which produces MNLPVHRIQAQAVTELATASWSNALLLGNELVMSGMTGHPATRQATEGGAPLDAYAQTLVVLNKIRALVEAAGGHIGNLYRLTLYLTDIADKDEVARARRDFFQGFACYPTSTLVQVSALVFPELVVEIEASARLDIDLRTAPLR; this is translated from the coding sequence ATGAACCTGCCCGTGCACCGTATCCAGGCACAGGCGGTGACCGAGCTGGCCACTGCCAGCTGGTCCAACGCCCTGCTGCTGGGCAACGAGCTGGTGATGTCCGGCATGACCGGCCATCCCGCCACCCGCCAGGCCACCGAGGGCGGCGCGCCGCTGGATGCCTACGCGCAGACCCTGGTGGTACTGAACAAGATCCGCGCCCTGGTGGAAGCGGCAGGCGGGCACATCGGCAATCTCTACCGCTTGACGCTGTACCTCACCGACATTGCCGACAAGGATGAAGTCGCTCGCGCCCGCCGCGACTTCTTCCAAGGCTTTGCCTGCTACCCCACCTCCACCCTGGTTCAGGTGAGCGCCCTGGTGTTCCCCGAACTGGTGGTGGAAATCGAAGCCAGCGCCCGGCTCGACATTGACTTGCGCACTGCGCCCTTGAGGTGA
- a CDS encoding aromatic ring-hydroxylating dioxygenase subunit alpha, which translates to MNMQFTVDPVENHLANGLKDLWFPVLPSGLLGDKPLSVRRLGYKIALWRDNDGSVHALEDHCPHRGAPLSQGPVLGDRLQCPYHGVEVRCDGTVTKVPGSPGCKLEGSRPTRMFHTREAAGAIFLFNATDPHLDTPPELVLPEQLTSPEWSSFLCYTEWQGDYRYVLDNVMDPMHGTYLHKMSHSMSEGEATAKFVTRDTEQGFFFEKEGQRGVNFDWTEFLDNGCHWLRLEIPYPKTGGPGGNFTIIGSYTPSSRSLSAVFHWRARPLTGWQRDTWRFLYKNRLEARHWAVLEQDRVLLEFMEYDANQRENLYQHDLGVVRLRRYLKGKAKEQLALIEAKQL; encoded by the coding sequence ATGAATATGCAATTCACCGTCGATCCTGTTGAGAACCACCTGGCCAACGGCCTCAAAGACCTCTGGTTTCCCGTATTGCCCTCCGGGCTGCTTGGCGACAAGCCGCTGTCGGTGCGCCGCCTGGGCTACAAGATCGCCCTGTGGCGCGACAACGATGGCAGCGTGCATGCCCTCGAAGACCACTGCCCGCATCGCGGCGCGCCGCTGTCCCAGGGCCCGGTGCTGGGCGACCGCCTGCAGTGCCCGTACCACGGCGTCGAAGTGCGCTGCGACGGCACCGTGACCAAGGTCCCCGGCAGCCCTGGCTGCAAGCTCGAAGGCAGCCGCCCGACGCGCATGTTCCACACCCGCGAGGCGGCCGGGGCGATCTTTTTGTTCAACGCCACCGACCCGCACCTGGACACCCCGCCAGAGCTGGTGCTGCCCGAGCAACTGACCTCGCCCGAGTGGAGCAGCTTCCTCTGCTACACCGAGTGGCAAGGTGACTACCGCTACGTGCTCGACAACGTCATGGACCCGATGCACGGCACCTACCTGCACAAGATGTCGCACTCGATGAGCGAAGGCGAAGCCACCGCCAAGTTCGTCACCCGCGATACCGAACAGGGCTTCTTTTTCGAGAAGGAAGGCCAGCGCGGGGTCAACTTCGACTGGACCGAATTCCTCGACAACGGCTGCCACTGGCTGCGCCTGGAAATCCCTTACCCGAAGACCGGCGGCCCGGGCGGCAACTTCACCATCATCGGCAGCTACACCCCGAGCAGCCGCAGCCTCTCGGCAGTGTTCCACTGGCGCGCCCGGCCCCTGACCGGCTGGCAGCGCGACACCTGGCGCTTCCTCTACAAGAACCGCCTGGAAGCCCGCCACTGGGCAGTGCTGGAGCAGGACCGGGTGCTGCTGGAGTTCATGGAGTACGACGCCAACCAGCGCGAGAACCTCTATCAGCATGACCTCGGTGTGGTGCGCCTGCGCCGCTACCTCAAGGGCAAGGCCAAGGAGCAACTGGCGCTGATCGAAGCGAAGCAACTGTGA